A single region of the Deltaproteobacteria bacterium genome encodes:
- the miaB gene encoding tRNA (N6-isopentenyl adenosine(37)-C2)-methylthiotransferase MiaB translates to MKAYIKTFGCQMNEQDSEVMKGLLARQGYEQVAKPEEAELILINTCSIREKSYQKAMSTIGRNFAGAIVGVAGCVASQAGEKLLKRFQNVDFVLGTDQIHRLPEVLERVKGNHQRVVYTDFQDLSDYEFPVPLTNSQTKQVKAYVTIMKGCDNACSFCIVPLTRGGEVSRSSQEILEEIRGLQRNGVREVMLLGQNVNSYGKRLSPKITFAELLRLIEAGTSLDRIRFTSPHPKDLSKDLVREYGRNRRLCPHIHLPVQSGSNKILKAMRRSYTREIYLRRVAALRKVCPDVAITTDMIIGFPGETEPQFEETLQLVEEVGFDQSYYFEYSPRPGTEAFRLVDNVPQGVKKERLQRLQLLQERISEAKNRLRIGKIEAVLVEGPSLQGGGQLSGRTPHGRIVNFVGRERMIGAIIPVKILKVSPYSLGGEVSVD, encoded by the coding sequence ATGAAGGCCTACATCAAGACATTTGGCTGCCAAATGAACGAACAGGATTCCGAGGTGATGAAGGGGCTGTTAGCTCGCCAGGGGTATGAACAGGTGGCTAAACCGGAAGAGGCAGAACTGATCCTCATCAATACCTGCAGCATCCGGGAAAAATCATATCAGAAGGCGATGAGTACCATCGGCCGGAATTTTGCCGGTGCAATCGTTGGTGTTGCGGGTTGTGTCGCCTCCCAGGCGGGGGAAAAACTTCTAAAACGGTTTCAAAACGTCGACTTTGTTCTGGGGACGGATCAGATTCACCGCCTGCCGGAAGTTCTCGAGAGGGTGAAGGGAAACCATCAGAGAGTCGTTTATACCGATTTTCAGGACCTCTCTGATTATGAATTTCCGGTTCCTTTGACAAATTCCCAAACAAAGCAGGTCAAGGCTTATGTCACGATCATGAAGGGGTGTGATAATGCCTGCTCCTTTTGCATTGTTCCTTTGACACGGGGAGGGGAGGTTTCAAGGTCCTCCCAGGAGATTCTGGAAGAGATCAGAGGGCTTCAAAGGAATGGGGTACGGGAGGTGATGTTGCTCGGGCAGAATGTCAACTCCTACGGTAAACGACTCTCTCCAAAAATCACATTTGCCGAACTTTTACGTCTTATTGAGGCGGGAACCTCTCTTGACCGGATCCGCTTTACGAGTCCTCATCCCAAGGATCTTTCAAAGGATCTTGTTCGGGAATATGGCCGAAACCGGAGGTTGTGCCCCCATATTCATCTCCCGGTCCAATCCGGTTCAAACAAAATTTTGAAAGCGATGCGACGCTCCTACACCCGGGAGATTTATTTGAGAAGAGTTGCTGCCCTGCGGAAAGTTTGTCCGGATGTTGCAATCACAACCGATATGATCATCGGATTCCCGGGAGAGACAGAGCCGCAGTTTGAGGAAACATTGCAGTTGGTTGAAGAGGTCGGTTTTGACCAGAGTTATTATTTTGAATATTCGCCGCGTCCCGGCACCGAGGCGTTCCGTCTCGTGGATAATGTGCCGCAGGGAGTCAAAAAAGAGCGCCTCCAGAGGCTCCAGTTGTTGCAAGAGAGAATCAGTGAGGCAAAGAATCGTTTGAGAATCGGCAAGATTGAAGCTGTCCTCGTGGAAGGTCCCTCGCTTCAGGGAGGAGGACAGTTGAGCGGACGGACCCCTCACGGACGAATCGTAAATTTCGTTGGCCGGGAGCGGATGATCGGTGCTATAATCCCTGTTAAGATTCTGAAGGTGTCGCCCTATTCGCTGGGCGGGGAGGTCTCTGTTGATTGA
- a CDS encoding bifunctional nuclease family protein, with amino-acid sequence MLIEMKVTGLTIDPFTNMPIIILKDLEEKNALPIWIGLIEASAIATELEKIQLSRPMTHDLIKNIMGELRVQVDRVEICDLCDNTFYARLYLKHDGKEFDIDSRPSDAIALALRTNARIYVDKKVIEKSRSVDLARGGEGEKKLKEEKWAEILEGLNPEDFGKYKM; translated from the coding sequence CTGTTGATTGAAATGAAAGTCACCGGACTCACGATTGATCCGTTCACCAATATGCCGATTATCATCCTCAAAGATCTCGAGGAGAAAAACGCCCTGCCGATCTGGATCGGCCTCATTGAGGCATCCGCTATTGCGACGGAGCTCGAAAAAATCCAGCTTTCACGGCCGATGACCCACGATCTGATAAAAAACATTATGGGGGAGCTCAGGGTTCAGGTCGACCGTGTTGAGATTTGCGATCTGTGTGACAACACATTTTATGCCAGGCTTTACTTGAAGCATGACGGGAAGGAGTTTGACATTGATTCTCGGCCGTCTGATGCCATTGCCTTGGCCCTTCGGACGAATGCCCGGATTTATGTTGATAAAAAGGTGATTGAAAAATCCCGAAGCGTCGATTTGGCGAGGGGAGGGGAAGGCGAAAAGAAATTGAAGGAAGAGAAGTGGGCGGAGATATTGGAAGGGCTAAATCCAGAAGACTTCGGTAAATACAAGATGTGA
- a CDS encoding gamma carbonic anhydrase family protein, with amino-acid sequence MIPEIDRSVFLAEGVIVIGDVKIGADSSVWPNTILRGDVHYIRIGRRTNIQDLCVGHVTSGTWPLILEDEVTIGHRVILHGCHVKSRCLIGMGSILMDGAVIGEESILGAGSLVTEKMIIPPRTLALGFPAKVKRELKAEEIAFLKISADNYVRNAQSYRNS; translated from the coding sequence ATGATTCCTGAGATCGACCGCTCTGTTTTTCTGGCCGAGGGGGTGATTGTGATCGGCGACGTCAAGATCGGTGCTGATTCCTCCGTTTGGCCCAATACGATCCTCCGGGGAGATGTTCACTACATCCGGATTGGCAGAAGAACCAATATCCAGGATCTCTGTGTCGGACACGTTACGAGTGGCACCTGGCCGCTCATTCTGGAGGATGAAGTGACGATCGGCCATCGTGTTATCCTTCACGGTTGTCATGTCAAATCGCGCTGCCTCATCGGTATGGGATCGATCCTCATGGATGGTGCGGTGATCGGTGAGGAGTCGATTCTTGGCGCTGGTTCCCTTGTGACTGAAAAGATGATTATTCCGCCACGAACCCTTGCCTTGGGCTTTCCGGCCAAGGTAAAGAGGGAGCTTAAGGCAGAAGAGATCGCTTTTTTGAAGATTTCTGCCGACAACTATGTCCGGAATGCACAAAGCTACAGAAACTCTTAG
- the tilS gene encoding tRNA lysidine(34) synthetase TilS, translated as MHKATETLRETLKRWSFWRGGERLGVAVSGGIDSMVLLHIVRHLPPSERPKIDLLHFNHKLRGRESDLDERFVRKIGQEWGIPVSIGHAPRWGRKNNLQERARWLRYEFFQKEAWRLKLKKILTAHQATDQAETFLIRWIQGAGLKGLCGIPLVREERGCHYLRPLLLVPREEIRDYAKKFKIPYREDSSNKEGKYLRNRVRRLLSQLHKINPGLDNRSSLNALLLRADEDFLSSQIETLLRPSRKKWWSLTEYKRLPSALRYRLLARFSERGAGRSYRLSSDFVLTLDHLLNSSRKEQSLCLPEGIKFHKKLGSFCFVKAG; from the coding sequence ATGCACAAAGCTACAGAAACTCTTAGAGAAACGCTCAAAAGATGGTCTTTCTGGAGAGGGGGTGAGAGGCTCGGTGTTGCCGTCTCCGGCGGGATCGATTCGATGGTTCTCTTGCATATCGTTCGGCATCTCCCTCCCTCCGAGAGACCCAAAATTGACCTGTTACATTTTAATCACAAGCTGAGGGGGCGGGAATCGGATCTGGACGAGCGATTCGTGAGAAAAATCGGGCAGGAATGGGGAATCCCTGTTTCGATTGGCCATGCCCCGCGATGGGGGCGAAAAAACAACCTCCAGGAGAGGGCGCGATGGCTCCGCTACGAATTTTTTCAAAAAGAGGCATGGCGGCTTAAATTGAAAAAAATTTTAACGGCCCATCAGGCAACGGATCAGGCAGAGACGTTCCTGATCCGATGGATTCAGGGGGCGGGATTGAAGGGACTTTGCGGAATCCCGCTGGTTAGGGAGGAGAGGGGTTGTCACTACTTAAGACCGCTTCTCCTTGTTCCGCGAGAGGAGATCCGCGATTACGCCAAGAAATTCAAGATTCCCTATCGGGAAGACTCTTCAAATAAAGAAGGTAAATATCTTAGAAACAGGGTGCGTCGTCTTTTGAGTCAGTTGCACAAGATCAATCCCGGTCTCGATAATCGATCGTCGCTGAACGCCCTCCTTCTTCGAGCCGATGAGGATTTTTTGTCGTCACAGATTGAAACGCTTTTGCGGCCTTCAAGAAAAAAGTGGTGGTCTCTCACAGAGTATAAGAGGTTGCCCTCGGCCCTTCGTTATCGCCTTCTTGCGAGGTTCTCTGAGAGAGGTGCGGGCCGATCTTACCGCTTAAGCAGTGATTTTGTTCTGACACTGGATCATCTGTTAAATTCGTCGCGAAAGGAGCAGTCGCTTTGCCTGCCGGAAGGGATTAAATTCCACAAAAAATTGGGAAGTTTTTGTTTTGTCAAAGCAGGTTGA
- a CDS encoding ATP-dependent metallopeptidase FtsH/Yme1/Tma family protein, which translates to MKQSQKTFALWALIILLSVTIFHYMGNRPSLQKTITFSEFLDAISKNQVEKVMIRDEEYLGNFKKDYQEGAAFETVGPAESERALELLAQSDAVLEYKRRRETPLWQQILISWLPMILLFGFFFFSMRQIQVGGGRALSFGRSRARRLSESQKKVTFKDVAGVDEAKYELEEIIQFLKEPKKFTKLGGRIPKGVLLVGAPGTGKTLLAKAVAGEAGAPFFSISGSDFVEMFVGVGASRVRDLFEQGKKNAPCIIFIDEIDAVGRHRGAGLGGGHDEREQTLNQLLVEMDGFESNEGVIIMAATNRPDVLDPALLRPGRFDRRVVVNRPDLKGREEILKVHARRTVLASEVELSVVARGTPGFSGADLENLVNEAALNAARYDKPSVEKIDFELAKDKVLMGLERKSMILSEEEKRQIAYHESGHALIAKLLPGSDPVHKVTIIPRGMALGVTQQLPIDERHIHSKTYAENRIAVLMGGRCAEELIFKEQTTGAGDDIEKATALARKMVCEWGMSELGPLSFGQKEQEIFLGRDFAQHQEYSENTAIRIDEQVSSLVNRNYEKTKKILEENRATLDRLAKALLEWESLDGDQIDRLIRSEDLGPVVHKTTPPPQKPSKMPEEARPEIPPVSVFPGFSKA; encoded by the coding sequence ATGAAACAGTCACAAAAAACCTTTGCACTTTGGGCACTTATCATCCTCCTCTCCGTCACGATTTTTCATTATATGGGGAATCGTCCGAGTCTTCAGAAGACGATTACCTTCAGTGAATTCCTCGATGCCATTTCAAAAAATCAGGTCGAGAAGGTGATGATACGGGATGAGGAGTATCTCGGCAACTTCAAGAAGGATTATCAGGAAGGGGCTGCGTTCGAGACGGTCGGTCCCGCCGAGAGTGAAAGGGCGTTGGAACTGTTGGCGCAGTCGGATGCTGTTCTTGAGTATAAACGGCGCCGGGAAACCCCTCTCTGGCAGCAGATTCTGATCTCCTGGCTCCCGATGATCCTCCTCTTCGGTTTCTTCTTTTTCTCCATGAGGCAGATCCAGGTTGGTGGAGGACGGGCGCTCAGTTTCGGGAGGAGTCGGGCACGGCGTCTCTCGGAGAGTCAGAAGAAGGTGACTTTTAAAGATGTGGCGGGTGTCGATGAGGCGAAGTACGAATTGGAGGAGATCATCCAGTTTCTGAAGGAACCGAAGAAATTTACGAAACTCGGTGGCCGCATTCCGAAGGGGGTTCTGCTTGTGGGGGCTCCAGGGACCGGCAAGACACTCCTCGCCAAGGCGGTTGCCGGCGAGGCGGGCGCCCCGTTTTTTTCAATCTCCGGTTCTGACTTTGTAGAGATGTTTGTTGGCGTCGGGGCCTCGCGGGTTCGGGATCTTTTTGAACAGGGAAAAAAGAATGCCCCCTGCATCATCTTTATTGATGAGATTGATGCCGTGGGTCGTCATCGCGGCGCCGGTCTGGGTGGTGGTCATGATGAACGAGAACAGACTTTAAATCAGCTCCTCGTTGAGATGGACGGGTTTGAGTCGAATGAAGGGGTTATTATCATGGCGGCGACAAACCGCCCGGATGTCCTCGATCCGGCGCTTCTTCGTCCGGGTCGTTTTGATCGTCGTGTCGTCGTCAATCGTCCTGATCTGAAAGGTCGGGAAGAGATTCTCAAGGTTCATGCGCGGCGGACCGTGCTGGCGTCGGAGGTTGAGCTTTCAGTGGTGGCTCGCGGAACTCCCGGTTTTTCGGGAGCCGATCTGGAGAATCTCGTCAACGAGGCGGCATTGAATGCGGCGCGGTATGACAAACCCTCTGTTGAAAAGATCGACTTTGAACTGGCGAAAGACAAGGTCCTTATGGGACTCGAGCGAAAGAGCATGATCCTGTCCGAGGAGGAGAAGCGACAGATTGCCTACCATGAATCAGGACATGCACTCATTGCCAAGCTCCTTCCCGGGAGTGATCCGGTTCACAAGGTGACGATCATTCCGCGTGGGATGGCGCTCGGGGTGACACAACAGCTTCCGATCGACGAGAGGCATATCCATTCCAAGACGTATGCCGAGAACCGGATTGCCGTTCTCATGGGGGGGCGGTGTGCCGAGGAGTTGATCTTCAAGGAACAGACGACCGGTGCTGGAGATGATATTGAGAAAGCGACCGCGCTGGCCCGGAAGATGGTCTGTGAATGGGGAATGAGCGAGCTGGGACCTTTGAGTTTTGGTCAAAAGGAGCAGGAGATTTTTCTGGGGCGTGATTTTGCCCAGCATCAGGAATACAGCGAAAATACCGCGATCAGGATTGATGAACAGGTTTCCAGCCTCGTAAATCGTAACTACGAAAAGACCAAAAAAATTCTGGAAGAGAACCGTGCAACCCTTGACCGCTTGGCCAAGGCACTCCTGGAGTGGGAATCTCTCGATGGGGATCAGATTGATCGTCTGATCCGCAGTGAGGATCTCGGTCCCGTGGTTCATAAAACAACACCACCCCCGCAGAAGCCCTCAAAAATGCCCGAGGAGGCCAGGCCTGAGATACCTCCCGTGTCGGTTTTTCCAGGTTTCAGTAAGGCCTAA
- the folP gene encoding dihydropteroate synthase → MIIGGRQFDFSRNCYVMGILNVTPDSFSDGGRFIDPSRALEQALKMQEEGADLIDIGAESSRPGSQPTSATEEVHRLLPVIQRIRPRLKIPLSVDTRKASVAEIMLKEGVDMVNDISAFCYDFRMAELVAQTGVPSVLMHMRGEPQTMQKEVRYINVVSEIIHFLKKQIEIAVSIGVDRGRILVDPGIGFGKLAEHNLEILRRLSEFRHLEAPVVVGASRKSFIRHLLGVEDPLHPAVQNGSQAVAAIAAMNGASLLRVHNVAPTRQVLKIVEALKSGR, encoded by the coding sequence ATGATCATTGGTGGTCGACAATTTGATTTCTCACGGAACTGTTACGTGATGGGGATCCTGAACGTCACGCCTGATTCCTTCTCCGATGGCGGCCGTTTTATTGACCCCTCCCGGGCATTGGAACAGGCACTCAAGATGCAGGAGGAGGGGGCCGACCTTATTGATATCGGGGCTGAATCGAGCCGTCCCGGTTCCCAACCAACCTCTGCGACTGAAGAGGTCCACCGGCTCCTTCCGGTTATTCAAAGGATTCGCCCCCGCTTGAAAATTCCGCTTTCGGTCGATACGCGCAAGGCGTCTGTCGCGGAAATCATGCTCAAAGAAGGGGTTGATATGGTCAACGACATCTCCGCTTTTTGCTACGATTTTCGGATGGCAGAGCTGGTTGCCCAAACGGGTGTGCCTTCTGTTCTTATGCACATGCGGGGGGAGCCCCAGACGATGCAGAAGGAGGTCCGCTATATCAATGTCGTCTCCGAAATCATTCATTTTTTAAAGAAGCAGATCGAGATCGCCGTCTCGATAGGAGTCGATCGGGGGCGGATTTTGGTTGATCCCGGCATCGGATTTGGGAAGTTGGCGGAGCACAACTTGGAGATCCTCCGTCGCCTCTCTGAATTTCGGCATTTGGAGGCGCCTGTCGTTGTGGGGGCCTCACGCAAAAGCTTTATTCGTCACCTTCTCGGCGTGGAGGATCCGCTCCATCCGGCTGTTCAGAATGGCTCCCAGGCGGTTGCGGCGATTGCTGCGATGAACGGAGCCTCTCTGTTACGCGTCCACAACGTGGCTCCGACCCGCCAGGTCTTGAAGATTGTTGAGGCACTTAAATCAGGGCGGTAG
- a CDS encoding phosphoglucosamine mutase → MNNTKERSLFGTDGIRGVANEYPMTSEVALSVGRALAYFFRGKKHHRKVLIGKDTRLSGYMIETAIASGVSSMGVDVLLVGPMPTPAIAFLTGGMRADGGVMISASHNPFQDNGIKLFDAEGFKLSDEAEKRLEELVFSEELTKSLASASSVGKAFRVGEAKGRYIEYLKGTFPRDFDLEGVKIVIDCAHGASYEIAPTVFEELGATVYPIGVLPNGTNINEGCGAMRPTLLQEEVKRRGADLGIALDGDGDRAVFVNEKGEVVDGDAILAICGEDLNERGLLKGSTVVATVMSNIGLEEYLGRCGVNLVRTSVGDRYIMERMRRDGYQFGGESSGHLVFRQYSTTGDGILAGLQLLALVMRREKPLSVLAGHYSAYPQVLKNVRVRKRVDLNLYPAIQGKIQEIGRVLGRTGRLLVRYSGTEPLVRVMIEGRDATHIERMAQEIASCVSEQLS, encoded by the coding sequence ATGAACAATACCAAGGAGCGGTCTCTTTTTGGGACAGATGGGATCCGGGGGGTTGCCAATGAGTACCCGATGACCTCAGAGGTCGCCCTCTCTGTCGGAAGGGCACTGGCCTATTTCTTTCGTGGCAAGAAGCATCATCGAAAGGTCTTGATCGGGAAGGACACCCGGCTCTCGGGCTACATGATCGAGACGGCAATCGCCTCCGGCGTCAGTTCCATGGGGGTCGATGTCCTTTTGGTTGGACCAATGCCGACCCCCGCCATTGCATTTTTGACGGGGGGCATGCGGGCGGACGGAGGGGTCATGATATCGGCCTCTCACAATCCGTTTCAGGACAATGGGATCAAACTGTTTGATGCCGAAGGGTTCAAGTTGAGCGATGAGGCTGAGAAACGGCTCGAGGAGCTGGTTTTTTCAGAGGAGCTCACAAAATCTCTTGCGTCGGCCTCCAGCGTCGGAAAGGCATTCCGTGTGGGAGAGGCAAAAGGGCGCTATATTGAGTACCTCAAGGGGACTTTTCCAAGGGATTTTGACCTGGAGGGGGTCAAGATTGTCATCGATTGTGCCCATGGGGCCTCCTATGAGATTGCCCCAACCGTCTTTGAGGAATTGGGAGCGACTGTTTATCCCATTGGAGTTCTGCCAAACGGTACGAATATCAATGAAGGATGTGGTGCCATGAGGCCTACCCTTCTGCAGGAAGAGGTGAAGAGACGGGGGGCTGATTTGGGGATTGCGCTCGACGGGGATGGTGATCGGGCCGTCTTTGTGAATGAGAAGGGGGAGGTGGTTGACGGCGATGCGATTCTTGCGATTTGTGGCGAGGATTTAAACGAGCGGGGGTTATTGAAGGGGAGCACGGTTGTCGCAACGGTCATGAGCAACATCGGACTCGAGGAATACCTTGGTCGATGCGGTGTCAATCTCGTCCGAACATCGGTGGGGGACCGGTATATTATGGAACGGATGAGGCGCGATGGATACCAGTTTGGAGGAGAATCGTCCGGGCACCTTGTCTTCCGCCAGTATTCAACGACAGGAGATGGTATCTTGGCCGGCTTGCAGCTCCTTGCTTTAGTGATGAGGCGGGAGAAGCCGCTTTCGGTATTGGCCGGACATTATAGTGCCTATCCGCAGGTTCTTAAAAATGTGCGAGTTCGGAAGAGAGTGGATCTCAATCTGTATCCCGCCATCCAGGGGAAAATTCAGGAGATTGGGAGGGTGTTGGGAAGAACGGGGCGTCTCCTTGTCCGTTATTCAGGGACTGAGCCGCTTGTTCGTGTGATGATCGAAGGTCGGGATGCAACACATATTGAGAGGATGGCACAGGAGATCGCCTCCTGTGTTTCAGAGCAGTTGTCCTGA
- a CDS encoding pyridoxine 5'-phosphate synthase, giving the protein MAKLGVNIDHVATLRQARGTRYPDPVAAAVQAEEAGADQITVHLREDRRHIQEADVRILKRTLQTELNLEMALTESMIRFAKEVGPHSVTLVPEKREELTTEGGLDLLKLQRRLRDSVPDLQKSGIRVSLFINPDRTSIEIAKELGVDAIEIHTGRYAEVTSPSEVEQEREVLRESARLGHSLELWVAAGHGLNYQNTAPVAAISEIVEFNIGHAIIARALFVGIGQAVREMKKIVEGRT; this is encoded by the coding sequence ATGGCAAAACTGGGAGTCAATATCGACCATGTGGCCACGCTGCGCCAGGCGCGCGGGACACGCTATCCTGACCCGGTTGCCGCTGCTGTCCAGGCCGAGGAGGCGGGGGCCGATCAAATCACCGTCCATTTAAGAGAAGACCGGCGTCATATTCAGGAGGCGGATGTCCGGATTCTCAAGCGGACCCTGCAGACGGAACTCAATCTGGAGATGGCCCTGACCGAGTCGATGATTCGTTTTGCGAAGGAGGTTGGTCCTCACAGTGTGACCCTTGTTCCGGAAAAAAGGGAGGAGTTAACGACGGAGGGGGGGCTTGATCTTCTGAAGCTTCAGAGGCGGCTCCGTGACTCGGTGCCTGATCTCCAAAAATCGGGGATACGGGTCAGTCTTTTCATCAATCCTGATCGAACCTCGATTGAAATCGCAAAGGAATTGGGGGTTGATGCGATTGAGATTCATACGGGGCGTTATGCCGAGGTGACTTCCCCATCGGAAGTTGAACAGGAACGGGAGGTTTTAAGGGAATCGGCGAGGCTGGGACATTCCCTTGAGCTTTGGGTTGCCGCCGGACATGGATTGAACTATCAAAATACAGCCCCCGTTGCGGCGATTTCAGAAATTGTCGAATTCAACATTGGTCATGCAATTATCGCTCGCGCCCTGTTTGTCGGGATAGGGCAGGCGGTACGTGAAATGAAAAAGATTGTTGAGGGAAGGACATGA
- a CDS encoding NAD(P)H-hydrate dehydratase: protein MRIATREEILKADQLASTKYKIPESLLIDKAGTGAAEVVLKKFPSLKRVLVVAGKGKNGGDGRIFAKRLKEKSIDCHLLSWFDSQNNWRQLIQDSDLIVDALVGVGLSKPLKGSEKELVETINQSCKKVVALDIPSGLSADQGRACGVSIRADLTCTFGLPKVGLYIGDGPDYAGKVVSVDIGYPSSLLDEVGIRGRVISPEDFSSFLRPRRADSHKGSYGHFLLVGGSTNRLGAPLMAARAALRTGAGLVTLALPDRCYQKIPRGLLEVMYEPLPSSPVGRLTVKALKPLVDLMEEMGCVAIGPGLGVTPDIRKIVLEVIKKGNSPVVLDADAINALERVVDELRRVRKPLVLTPHPGEMGRLAGKSSAAVQEDRLGTARDFAKRYGCHLVLKGAGTIVATPEGDYYVNPTGNPGMATAGMGDVLTGMLGALISGVSTGAMEGALLEAILGSVYLHGLAGDKVRGRLGDRGFLASDVIEEIPLAFRELTGC from the coding sequence ATGAGAATCGCGACACGGGAAGAGATCCTCAAGGCAGACCAGCTTGCTTCTACCAAATACAAGATTCCGGAGTCTCTCTTGATCGACAAGGCTGGAACGGGGGCGGCCGAGGTTGTCCTAAAAAAATTCCCTTCCCTCAAGCGTGTCCTCGTTGTGGCGGGAAAGGGAAAGAATGGAGGAGATGGCCGGATTTTCGCCAAACGGCTTAAAGAAAAGAGCATCGACTGCCATCTCTTGTCCTGGTTTGATTCACAGAACAACTGGAGACAGCTGATTCAGGACTCCGATCTGATTGTGGATGCGCTCGTGGGGGTTGGTCTTTCAAAGCCGTTGAAAGGAAGCGAGAAGGAGCTTGTTGAAACGATCAACCAGTCATGCAAAAAAGTGGTGGCGCTTGATATCCCGTCGGGCCTGTCGGCCGATCAGGGAAGGGCTTGTGGTGTCTCCATTAGGGCCGATCTTACCTGTACCTTTGGACTGCCGAAGGTTGGGCTTTATATTGGGGATGGTCCTGATTACGCCGGTAAGGTCGTTTCGGTCGATATCGGTTATCCCTCCTCGCTTCTTGACGAGGTTGGAATTCGTGGACGGGTTATTTCACCTGAGGATTTCAGCTCTTTCTTAAGACCACGTCGTGCGGATAGTCACAAGGGGAGCTACGGCCATTTTCTTTTAGTGGGTGGATCGACAAACCGCCTGGGGGCCCCTTTAATGGCGGCTCGGGCGGCGCTTCGGACCGGGGCAGGACTCGTGACGCTCGCGCTTCCTGATCGTTGTTATCAAAAGATTCCACGTGGTCTTCTCGAGGTGATGTACGAACCGCTCCCTTCGAGTCCCGTGGGACGACTGACCGTCAAGGCGCTTAAACCGCTTGTTGATTTGATGGAGGAAATGGGGTGCGTCGCGATCGGTCCGGGGCTCGGGGTCACTCCGGATATCCGTAAAATTGTGCTGGAGGTGATCAAAAAAGGAAATTCACCGGTTGTTCTGGACGCGGATGCGATCAATGCCCTGGAGAGGGTCGTTGATGAACTGAGGCGAGTTCGCAAGCCTCTTGTTTTGACACCTCACCCGGGGGAGATGGGGCGGCTTGCCGGAAAGTCGTCGGCCGCCGTTCAGGAGGATCGCCTGGGGACCGCCAGAGATTTCGCAAAGCGATACGGTTGCCATCTCGTTTTGAAGGGGGCGGGAACAATCGTTGCGACACCCGAAGGGGATTATTATGTGAACCCGACCGGAAATCCCGGCATGGCGACGGCCGGGATGGGGGATGTATTGACTGGCATGTTGGGGGCCCTTATTTCAGGGGTCTCAACCGGCGCAATGGAGGGGGCACTTCTTGAGGCGATTTTGGGTTCTGTGTACCTTCATGGGCTTGCGGGTGATAAGGTTCGCGGTCGACTGGGGGATCGTGGTTTTCTGGCCTCGGATGTTATTGAAGAGATTCCTCTTGCCTTTCGGGAATTGACAGGATGTTGA
- the tsaE gene encoding tRNA (adenosine(37)-N6)-threonylcarbamoyltransferase complex ATPase subunit type 1 TsaE, whose protein sequence is MRFISHSPEETKKIAVQFVRELSLGNVIGLKGDLGSGKTTFVQGMAQGLGIDDRHYVNSPTFTLVNVYGPLVHVDLYRIESPIELASLGLEDYLGSHIVVIEWAEKFDQKTDREVFIRSANPMKEGERQIEIV, encoded by the coding sequence ATGAGATTTATCTCCCACTCTCCAGAAGAGACAAAAAAAATTGCAGTTCAATTTGTACGGGAACTGAGTCTCGGGAACGTCATTGGTCTCAAGGGGGATCTTGGCAGTGGCAAGACAACTTTTGTTCAGGGGATGGCTCAGGGGCTTGGGATCGATGACCGCCATTACGTGAATTCTCCCACCTTTACGCTCGTCAATGTTTACGGTCCGTTAGTTCATGTCGATCTCTACCGGATTGAAAGTCCAATAGAGCTTGCAAGTTTGGGACTGGAGGATTATCTCGGCAGTCATATCGTTGTTATTGAATGGGCGGAGAAATTTGATCAGAAAACCGATCGGGAGGTCTTCATCAGATCGGCCAACCCGATGAAAGAGGGGGAGAGGCAAATTGAGATCGTTTGA